In the Ramlibacter tataouinensis TTB310 genome, one interval contains:
- a CDS encoding beta-glucosidase — translation MKKFAVILGCFILSIMSSCGGSGDGGSETSGAANAPTAPTAPATTAGEGRPAWMNTSLGAAERTEALLAAMTLDQKLQQLYNLPVLNEELQDEDPPCEFQQVGRHIEGIPELHIPTFRFANGGTGIRGGDCLPEPTATALPSGVAAAANFDPEINFQWGQVLGAELRSWAHHSLWGPGLNLIRTPFGGRNHEYMSEDPYLTGVTATQQVRGIQSNGKSHATPKHFVGNESEYQQERWTAASRIPSRAMHELYLLPFEMTVRDGKPASIMCAFPHLNFEWACENEPLLQQTLRGRWGFDGYVVSDRRAMHSTVPSVRAGVSYELDFEPEFYEPSRMKAALEAGDITVADIDRLLRPRFLKMFEFGHFDEAYDAFLPRDLQAHAQVARKAADGSVVLLKNDGLLPLNPQVRSVALIGADWFAGQATMPPRSGDREEMTNVIASSTVTPRQGLENTLRRLGSSAQVTYNDGDVIEEAVQLATNADVVIVMVGDNPRETLDTNTPSLPSINGTNQDMLVPAILAANPNTVVVLKTQGSVLMPWLPQARALVEAWYPGQHDGDVVADILFGVTNPSGKLPVTFGNSANEAAYQTEAQYPGVREANGLGGGEGGFEPDGSPQLVTLYDENLELGYRWYEARNVPPVFPFGHGLSYTTFAYSNLRLATASPAPGKVVLTVDYTITNTGTRAGKEASQVYVTLPLEAGEPSKRLVGFRKVELQPGASQQVSVAIDCSASHHPFSYFQPANESDLQKWADGNWVTPNGEFVVHVGTSSAQTPLQSAVALDLASCTA, via the coding sequence GCTCGCGGCAATGACGCTGGACCAGAAGCTGCAGCAGCTCTACAACCTGCCGGTCCTCAACGAGGAGTTGCAGGACGAGGACCCGCCGTGCGAGTTCCAGCAGGTCGGGCGGCATATCGAAGGCATCCCGGAGTTGCACATCCCGACGTTCAGGTTCGCCAACGGCGGCACCGGTATCCGCGGCGGGGACTGTCTTCCTGAACCGACCGCCACCGCGCTGCCCAGCGGTGTGGCAGCTGCAGCCAACTTCGACCCTGAAATCAACTTCCAATGGGGCCAGGTCCTCGGCGCCGAGCTGCGCAGCTGGGCGCATCACTCGCTGTGGGGCCCTGGCCTGAACCTGATCCGCACCCCCTTCGGCGGCCGCAACCACGAGTACATGAGCGAGGATCCCTACCTGACTGGCGTGACCGCGACCCAGCAGGTGCGCGGCATCCAGTCGAACGGCAAGTCGCACGCGACGCCCAAGCACTTTGTCGGCAACGAGTCGGAATACCAGCAGGAACGCTGGACGGCGGCGTCCAGGATCCCGTCCCGCGCCATGCACGAGCTGTACTTGCTGCCCTTCGAAATGACGGTGCGGGATGGCAAGCCCGCGTCCATCATGTGCGCATTCCCTCACCTGAACTTCGAATGGGCCTGCGAGAACGAGCCCTTGTTGCAGCAGACCCTGCGTGGACGCTGGGGCTTCGACGGCTACGTGGTCAGTGACCGCCGCGCGATGCACAGCACGGTGCCTTCCGTTCGCGCCGGCGTCAGCTACGAGCTCGACTTCGAGCCCGAGTTCTACGAGCCTTCGCGGATGAAGGCCGCCCTTGAGGCCGGAGACATCACCGTGGCCGACATCGACCGGCTGCTGCGCCCCAGGTTCCTCAAGATGTTCGAATTCGGGCATTTCGACGAGGCGTACGACGCTTTTCTGCCGAGGGACTTGCAGGCGCACGCGCAGGTCGCCCGCAAGGCAGCGGACGGCAGCGTGGTCCTGCTGAAGAACGACGGGCTGCTGCCGCTGAACCCTCAGGTGCGCTCCGTCGCCCTCATTGGCGCAGACTGGTTCGCCGGTCAGGCGACCATGCCTCCTCGCAGTGGCGACCGGGAGGAGATGACGAACGTCATCGCGTCCTCCACGGTAACCCCGCGGCAAGGGCTGGAAAACACCCTGAGAAGGCTGGGTTCCAGCGCCCAGGTGACCTACAACGACGGGGACGTCATCGAAGAGGCGGTCCAGCTGGCGACCAACGCCGACGTCGTGATCGTCATGGTCGGCGACAACCCCCGGGAGACCCTTGACACGAACACGCCTTCGCTGCCTTCCATCAACGGCACCAACCAGGACATGCTCGTGCCGGCCATCCTGGCCGCAAACCCGAACACCGTTGTGGTCCTGAAGACGCAGGGATCGGTGCTCATGCCCTGGCTGCCCCAGGCGCGTGCGCTGGTCGAGGCCTGGTACCCGGGCCAGCACGATGGAGACGTCGTGGCGGACATCCTCTTCGGCGTCACCAATCCTTCGGGCAAGCTGCCCGTCACCTTCGGCAACAGCGCGAACGAAGCCGCGTACCAGACCGAGGCGCAGTACCCCGGCGTGCGGGAGGCCAATGGACTGGGCGGCGGAGAAGGTGGCTTCGAGCCCGACGGCTCCCCCCAACTCGTCACGCTGTACGACGAGAACCTGGAGCTTGGATATCGGTGGTACGAGGCCCGGAACGTACCGCCGGTGTTCCCGTTCGGCCACGGCCTGTCGTACACCACCTTCGCCTACAGCAACCTGCGCCTGGCGACCGCCAGTCCCGCCCCGGGTAAGGTGGTGCTGACGGTGGACTACACCATCACCAACACCGGCACCCGCGCCGGCAAAGAGGCCTCTCAGGTCTATGTGACCCTGCCTCTCGAGGCTGGCGAGCCGTCCAAGCGGCTGGTGGGCTTCAGGAAGGTGGAGTTGCAGCCGGGCGCGAGCCAGCAGGTCTCGGTCGCCATCGACTGCTCGGCTTCCCATCATCCGTTCTCCTATTTCCAGCCGGCGAACGAATCGGACCTGCAGAAGTGGGCCGACGGAAACTGGGTCACGCCCAACGGGGAGTTCGTCGTCCACGTCGGCACCTCGTCGGCACAGACGCCGCTTCAAAGCGCGGTTGCCCTGGACCTGGCGAGTTGCACCGCGTGA
- a CDS encoding glycosyl hydrolase family 79 C-terminal domain-containing protein produces MSSNHPAVPAPSPPDPTRRSLLIKTYALAGASLLPALAACGGSDGAAGASAQPPQPAPASAPQVQADVGFQSVSTAARLDSRFTGLSYEKNKLAQPLFTGSNTALIQLFRLLGPGVLRIGANAVDRSSWNGAVSGLTPILPAHVDALADFLQATQWQLIYGVNMARNTTASAADEAAYVFGRLGSSLLAWEIGNEPDLYRRNEYRPDDWSYPDFRSEWRELRSAMSAVSPGVAFSGPAVAFDIRRFTLPFARDEGDNVSLLTHHYYRADRNDPASTLALLLRPDPVLLNELAVLVSGASQAGIEQGVRLAEANSFFNGGVANVSNAFGTALWVMDFMFNCAVAGCTGVNMHGGGSGPGYTPIADRNGVVVEARPEFYGMLMFSQAAQGLPMRGLVVAPSAVINVSAWGVQRADGGRNLILINKDDSRSVRMSVVTGIAADRYEPLWLRGTALSASTGQTLGGVAIGQDGSWAPQAQPPLIASDGELNVLLPPASAVLLRSL; encoded by the coding sequence ATGTCCAGCAATCATCCCGCTGTTCCTGCCCCGTCGCCGCCGGATCCGACGCGGCGGAGCCTGCTGATCAAGACCTACGCACTCGCCGGCGCCTCCCTGCTGCCGGCCCTTGCCGCGTGCGGAGGAAGTGACGGCGCCGCCGGTGCGAGCGCACAACCGCCGCAGCCGGCCCCTGCTTCCGCACCCCAGGTGCAAGCCGATGTCGGGTTCCAGAGCGTCAGCACGGCAGCGCGCCTGGACAGCCGTTTCACGGGATTGAGCTATGAGAAGAACAAGCTCGCCCAGCCATTGTTCACGGGCAGCAATACGGCCTTGATCCAGCTCTTTCGTTTGTTGGGACCAGGGGTTCTTCGCATAGGCGCCAATGCGGTGGATCGATCAAGCTGGAACGGGGCAGTCAGCGGCCTCACCCCGATCCTTCCGGCCCATGTCGACGCCCTGGCCGACTTTCTGCAAGCCACGCAGTGGCAGCTGATCTATGGCGTGAACATGGCACGCAACACGACGGCCAGCGCCGCCGACGAGGCCGCCTACGTCTTCGGCCGTCTGGGTTCATCGCTGCTCGCCTGGGAGATCGGCAATGAGCCCGACCTGTATCGCAGGAACGAGTATCGGCCGGATGACTGGTCCTATCCCGATTTCCGCAGCGAATGGCGCGAGCTGCGAAGCGCGATGAGCGCCGTCAGCCCCGGCGTGGCCTTCAGCGGGCCGGCCGTCGCATTCGATATCAGGCGCTTCACGCTGCCCTTCGCGCGCGACGAGGGCGATAACGTGTCCCTGCTGACCCACCATTACTACCGGGCCGACCGCAATGATCCGGCCTCCACGCTGGCGCTGCTGCTGCGGCCCGACCCCGTCCTGCTGAACGAGCTGGCCGTTCTCGTCTCGGGCGCGTCGCAGGCAGGCATCGAGCAGGGCGTGCGCCTGGCCGAGGCCAACAGCTTCTTCAACGGCGGGGTGGCGAACGTCAGCAATGCCTTCGGCACGGCCCTGTGGGTCATGGACTTCATGTTCAACTGCGCCGTGGCCGGCTGTACGGGTGTGAACATGCATGGTGGCGGCAGCGGCCCAGGCTATACGCCGATAGCCGACCGCAATGGCGTGGTGGTGGAAGCGCGCCCCGAGTTCTATGGCATGTTGATGTTCTCGCAAGCTGCCCAGGGACTGCCGATGAGAGGCCTGGTGGTCGCGCCCAGCGCCGTCATCAATGTCAGCGCCTGGGGGGTCCAGCGGGCCGACGGCGGCCGCAACCTCATCCTGATCAACAAGGACGACAGCCGCAGCGTCCGCATGAGCGTCGTCACCGGCATCGCCGCCGATCGCTACGAACCGCTGTGGCTGCGCGGCACGGCATTGTCTGCGAGCACCGGGCAGACCCTGGGTGGCGTTGCGATCGGCCAGGACGGCAGCTGGGCGCCGCAGGCACAGCCGCCGCTGATCGCCAGCGATGGCGAGCTCAACGTGCTGTTGCCGCCGGCCAGCGCCGTGTTGCTGCGGTCCCTGTGA
- a CDS encoding K+/H+ antiporter subunit F codes for MNTSFLDAALATAQLLIGLAIVCSSIRLVLGPRAQDRVLSVDTLYVNAVLLFLTHGLRTGNPYVFESALVIAVLGFASTAALARFLLRGEVIE; via the coding sequence ATGAACACGTCTTTCCTTGATGCCGCGCTCGCCACGGCGCAGCTTCTCATCGGTCTCGCCATCGTGTGCAGCTCGATCCGCCTGGTGCTCGGGCCCCGCGCGCAGGATCGCGTTCTGTCGGTGGATACGCTTTACGTCAACGCGGTGCTCCTGTTCCTCACGCACGGGCTTCGTACGGGAAATCCGTACGTGTTCGAATCCGCGCTGGTGATCGCCGTGCTCGGCTTCGCCTCGACAGCAGCGCTGGCCAGGTTCCTGCTGCGCGGGGAGGTGATCGAATGA
- the mnhG gene encoding monovalent cation/H(+) antiporter subunit G, which translates to MSILTGVLVLAGALLALAGSVGLLRLKSFYERVHPPTMGSTLGTGLILIACIVHFSGIEGRLVLHHLLIGVFMTVTTPVTYMMLVRAALHRDAAEGRDLLALREQRPTAVEAPPQG; encoded by the coding sequence ATGAGCATCCTGACAGGCGTGCTCGTCCTGGCCGGCGCCCTGCTGGCACTGGCCGGCTCCGTGGGACTCCTCAGGCTGAAGTCGTTCTACGAGCGGGTCCATCCGCCCACGATGGGCAGCACCCTCGGCACGGGGCTCATCCTCATCGCCTGCATCGTTCACTTCAGTGGCATCGAGGGTCGCCTGGTCCTCCACCACCTGCTGATCGGTGTCTTCATGACCGTCACCACGCCGGTCACGTACATGATGCTGGTGCGTGCAGCGCTGCATCGGGATGCTGCCGAAGGCCGGGACCTTCTGGCTTTGCGTGAACAGCGCCCCACAGCGGTCGAGGCGCCGCCGCAAGGTTGA
- the ygiD gene encoding 4,5-DOPA dioxygenase extradiol, with translation MSQDFRSRTVTKAKTSMDIMPAAFIGHGSPMNTLETNRFTAAWQELGRTVPRPRAILAISAHWFVNVSAVTAMERPPVIHDFYGFPKALFDFDYPAPGSPELAREVAELVKPGFIGLDRDSWGIDHGTWSVLAHLFPKADVPVVQLSVHSGEDMRYHIGLGASLAPLRGRGVFIICSGNVVHNLRRVDWDNPDRSCEWAGRFDAAVKDVMTSRPGQLADLASHPDYGLSVPTPEHFLPLAYLAGLCARAASPAEVLVEGGTLGSITMTSYVLDRPTPRGRQPSGKPAAALPNPATVPPEQTNT, from the coding sequence ATGAGCCAGGATTTCCGAAGCCGTACGGTCACGAAAGCAAAAACCTCCATGGACATCATGCCCGCCGCGTTCATCGGCCACGGAAGCCCGATGAACACCTTGGAAACCAACCGGTTCACGGCTGCGTGGCAGGAGCTTGGGCGAACGGTCCCTCGTCCGAGAGCGATCCTTGCCATCTCGGCGCACTGGTTCGTGAATGTGAGTGCGGTTACGGCCATGGAACGCCCGCCGGTCATCCATGATTTCTACGGTTTCCCCAAGGCGCTGTTCGACTTCGACTACCCGGCGCCTGGCTCGCCGGAACTGGCGCGGGAGGTGGCCGAGCTGGTCAAGCCCGGTTTCATCGGGCTCGACCGGGACAGCTGGGGCATTGACCACGGTACGTGGTCGGTGCTGGCCCATCTCTTTCCGAAGGCGGATGTGCCGGTCGTCCAGCTTTCCGTCCACAGCGGTGAGGACATGCGCTACCACATCGGGTTGGGCGCGAGCCTGGCCCCTTTGCGCGGACGGGGTGTCTTCATCATCTGCAGCGGCAACGTCGTCCACAACCTGCGCCGGGTGGATTGGGACAACCCGGACCGCAGCTGCGAATGGGCCGGGAGATTCGATGCCGCCGTGAAGGATGTGATGACGTCCCGCCCTGGGCAACTGGCGGACCTGGCATCCCACCCCGATTACGGCCTGTCCGTGCCGACTCCGGAGCACTTCCTCCCGCTCGCGTACCTGGCCGGGTTGTGCGCACGAGCGGCCAGCCCTGCGGAGGTGCTGGTGGAGGGCGGCACCCTGGGTTCGATCACGATGACGAGTTACGTGCTGGACAGACCGACGCCGCGCGGCAGGCAGCCGAGCGGAAAGCCGGCCGCTGCACTCCCGAATCCCGCGACGGTCCCGCCGGAACAGACCAATACCTGA
- a CDS encoding Na+/H+ antiporter subunit E: MKSFVPYPLLTFALLVIWLTLNDSIDPAHVLLGLLIGLAGGNVYARLEPPRKKFRNFLVPAAALIWLVFVDIVRSNIAVARIALHLPARDRVAGFLPIPLELREPAGLAVLACIVTATPGTSWAHYDAAASVLTLHVLDLVDEETWVRQFKDRYERRLMEIFG, translated from the coding sequence GTGAAAAGTTTCGTTCCTTATCCGCTGCTGACGTTCGCGCTGCTCGTGATATGGCTTACCCTGAATGACAGCATCGATCCCGCGCACGTGCTGCTGGGGTTGCTGATCGGCCTGGCCGGCGGCAACGTGTACGCACGGCTGGAGCCACCCCGCAAGAAGTTCCGGAACTTCCTTGTTCCCGCCGCCGCCCTGATCTGGCTGGTGTTCGTGGACATCGTCCGATCGAACATCGCCGTCGCGCGGATCGCCTTGCATCTGCCCGCGCGGGACCGGGTGGCAGGCTTCCTGCCGATTCCGCTGGAGCTGCGCGAGCCTGCCGGGCTGGCCGTGCTCGCCTGTATCGTCACCGCCACCCCTGGGACATCCTGGGCCCACTACGACGCAGCCGCGAGCGTGCTCACCCTGCACGTGCTCGACCTGGTCGACGAAGAAACGTGGGTTCGGCAGTTCAAGGACCGGTATGAGCGGCGCCTGATGGAGATCTTCGGATGA
- a CDS encoding monovalent cation/H+ antiporter subunit D, whose product MSQVAQHLIIAPVIVPLLAGALLLVIDEPRHTLKASVSLAAVLVLLTVAAALVAQADAPVTHVYSLGAWAAPLGIVLVADRLAAAMVLLTSLLGLAALLFSVARWHRAGPQFHSLVQFLLAGLNGAFLTGDLFNLFVFFELLLAASYGLALHGSGAPRVRAGLHYIVINLAASLLFLVGVSLLYGMAGTLNMADLAVRLPQLPAEDRPLLEVGAATLAVAFLVKAGMWPLGFWLPATYSSSSAPAAALFCILSKVGIYAVLRIWFVVFGDGPGAELIAYGGLATLVFGMVGMLGSQDLGRIASFSLVVSSGTLLAAIGVGGPAAVAPALFYLVTSTLGTAALFLLVELVQRSRAPGADLLAVTADAFRLEGEDDEPEELVGVLIPASMAVLGLAFACASLQIAGLPPLPGFVAKFSIMASVLDAGTVSGGAWVLLTLVMLSGLAALIALGRGGVRVFWAGSDRTVPRVRLIEVVPVAGLIAVCLVLTVFAGPAMTYMQDAVDALHPADGYIREVLEAP is encoded by the coding sequence ATGAGCCAGGTCGCCCAGCACTTGATCATTGCGCCGGTCATCGTGCCGCTGCTCGCGGGGGCGCTCCTGCTTGTCATCGATGAGCCGCGCCATACCTTGAAAGCCTCCGTCAGCCTGGCAGCGGTGCTTGTGTTGCTGACGGTGGCGGCAGCACTGGTGGCCCAAGCTGATGCTCCCGTCACGCACGTGTACTCGCTGGGTGCCTGGGCGGCTCCCCTGGGCATCGTGCTGGTGGCGGACCGCCTCGCGGCCGCCATGGTTCTGCTGACGTCGCTGCTCGGCCTGGCTGCCCTGCTGTTCTCCGTGGCACGCTGGCACCGGGCCGGGCCTCAATTCCACTCGCTGGTGCAATTTCTCCTGGCAGGGCTGAATGGGGCCTTTCTGACCGGCGACCTTTTCAACCTGTTCGTGTTTTTCGAGTTGCTGCTGGCCGCCTCCTATGGGCTGGCCTTGCACGGCAGCGGGGCGCCCCGGGTTCGCGCGGGTCTTCACTACATCGTGATCAACCTCGCCGCGTCCCTGCTGTTCCTGGTGGGCGTGAGCCTGCTGTACGGGATGGCCGGCACGTTGAACATGGCCGACTTGGCGGTCAGGCTGCCGCAGCTGCCGGCCGAGGACCGGCCGCTGCTCGAAGTCGGCGCGGCGACGCTCGCCGTCGCATTCCTGGTGAAGGCGGGCATGTGGCCTCTTGGGTTTTGGCTGCCTGCCACCTACTCGTCCAGCAGCGCGCCAGCGGCGGCGCTCTTCTGCATCCTGAGCAAGGTCGGCATTTACGCCGTCTTGCGCATCTGGTTCGTCGTCTTCGGCGACGGGCCGGGCGCCGAGCTGATCGCCTACGGGGGCCTGGCCACGCTCGTGTTCGGGATGGTGGGGATGCTCGGCTCGCAGGACCTCGGCCGAATTGCGAGTTTCAGCCTGGTGGTGTCGTCGGGCACGCTGCTGGCGGCCATCGGCGTGGGCGGCCCGGCCGCCGTCGCGCCCGCGCTGTTCTATCTCGTGACTTCCACGCTCGGGACGGCGGCACTGTTCCTCCTTGTGGAACTGGTCCAGCGCTCGCGGGCGCCCGGGGCCGACCTGCTGGCGGTGACAGCCGACGCCTTTCGCCTCGAGGGCGAAGATGACGAGCCCGAAGAGCTGGTGGGCGTGCTCATTCCCGCCAGCATGGCGGTGCTGGGCCTGGCCTTTGCTTGCGCCTCCCTGCAGATCGCCGGGCTGCCGCCGCTGCCCGGGTTTGTGGCCAAGTTCTCCATCATGGCCAGTGTGCTGGATGCGGGCACGGTCTCGGGGGGTGCATGGGTGCTGCTCACCCTGGTCATGCTCTCCGGACTGGCGGCCCTGATCGCACTCGGACGCGGGGGTGTGCGCGTCTTCTGGGCCGGCTCCGATCGAACCGTTCCCCGCGTTCGCCTCATCGAGGTCGTGCCGGTCGCGGGCCTGATCGCGGTCTGCCTCGTGCTCACCGTGTTCGCCGGTCCGGCCATGACCTACATGCAGGACGCCGTGGACGCGCTGCATCCGGCCGACGGCTACATCAGGGAGGTCCTGGAGGCGCCGTGA